A single region of the Microlunatus panaciterrae genome encodes:
- the ligD gene encoding non-homologous end-joining DNA ligase has translation MSAQSPAVEIEVGPHLVRVTNPDRVYFPERGLTKLDLVNYYLAVGDGIFTALEERPCMLHRYPTGVTGEKVHQKRLPAGAPPWVQTVRVEFPRYGRHAYELCVTELASIIWAVQMSTVEFHPWNSRRADTERPDEWRIDLDPMPDCDFDRVRRVAAVAREVLEELGATGWPKTSGGRGLHVYVRIEPDWGFADVRRAALAFAREVERRAPEDVTTAWWRKDRDPAALFVDYNQNARDHTIASAYSVRGVPDARVSAPLSWHEVAEAVPQDFTVETMPDRFARLGDVHAGINDTVFSLQPLLDWAERDERAGAVLPPLDDE, from the coding sequence ATGAGTGCCCAGTCGCCGGCCGTCGAGATCGAGGTCGGTCCGCACCTGGTGCGGGTCACCAACCCGGACCGGGTCTACTTCCCCGAGCGCGGGTTGACGAAGCTCGACCTGGTCAACTACTACCTCGCTGTCGGCGACGGGATCTTCACCGCGCTGGAGGAACGGCCCTGCATGCTGCACCGCTATCCCACCGGGGTGACGGGGGAGAAGGTGCACCAGAAGCGGCTGCCCGCGGGTGCGCCGCCCTGGGTGCAGACGGTCCGGGTCGAGTTTCCGCGGTACGGCCGGCACGCCTACGAGCTGTGCGTGACCGAGCTGGCCAGCATCATCTGGGCCGTACAGATGTCGACGGTGGAGTTCCATCCGTGGAACTCGCGCCGGGCCGACACCGAGCGGCCGGACGAGTGGCGGATCGACCTGGACCCGATGCCGGACTGCGACTTTGACCGGGTCCGCCGGGTCGCGGCCGTGGCGCGCGAGGTGCTGGAGGAGCTCGGCGCGACCGGCTGGCCGAAGACGTCGGGCGGGCGTGGGCTGCACGTCTACGTCAGGATCGAGCCGGACTGGGGGTTCGCCGACGTACGGCGGGCGGCGCTCGCCTTCGCCCGGGAGGTGGAGCGGCGTGCCCCCGAGGACGTCACCACCGCCTGGTGGCGCAAGGACCGGGACCCGGCCGCCCTGTTCGTCGACTACAACCAGAACGCCCGTGACCACACGATCGCCAGCGCCTACTCGGTCCGCGGCGTCCCCGACGCCCGGGTGTCGGCGCCGCTGAGCTGGCACGAGGTGGCCGAGGCGGTCCCGCAGGACTTCACCGTGGAGACCATGCCGGACCGGTTCGCGCGGCTCGGTGACGTGCACGCCGGCATCAACGACACCGTCTTCTCGCTGCAGCCGCTGCTGGACTGGGCCGAGCGGGACGAACGGGCCGGTGCCGTGCTGCCACCCCTGGACGACGAGTAG
- a CDS encoding helix-turn-helix domain-containing protein, giving the protein MKNIRNVAPGVSAAPETDASTRQLVARSILEHGPSTAAELAERLGLTAAAVRRHLDVLLEHGLLDAREQRIYGARGRGRPAKVFALTDKGRADFYSAYDDLAIQALTYLAETGGPDAVSQFAQSRIAAVEDRYGEILAAAGPEVTPAQALAQALSDDGYVASTRPSALGEQLCQHHCPVAHVAERFPQLCEVETETFSRLLGVHVQRLATIAHGDGVCTTHIPHHPQHHADPEVVQLTPKERPYS; this is encoded by the coding sequence GTGAAAAACATCCGGAACGTCGCTCCCGGCGTTTCGGCGGCACCCGAGACGGACGCCTCCACCAGGCAGCTGGTGGCCCGCTCGATCCTGGAGCACGGACCGTCGACTGCCGCCGAGCTCGCGGAGCGTCTTGGACTGACGGCCGCAGCGGTGCGTCGTCACCTCGACGTGCTGCTGGAGCACGGTCTGCTCGACGCGCGCGAGCAGCGCATCTACGGTGCCCGTGGACGCGGACGACCTGCCAAGGTGTTCGCCCTGACCGACAAGGGCCGGGCCGACTTCTACTCCGCCTACGACGACCTGGCGATCCAGGCTCTGACCTACCTGGCCGAGACCGGGGGACCGGACGCCGTGTCACAGTTCGCGCAGTCGCGGATCGCCGCCGTCGAGGACCGCTACGGCGAGATCCTGGCTGCGGCCGGCCCCGAGGTGACGCCGGCGCAGGCGCTGGCGCAGGCGCTCTCCGACGACGGTTACGTGGCCTCCACCCGGCCGTCGGCTCTCGGCGAGCAGCTCTGCCAGCACCACTGCCCGGTAGCGCACGTCGCCGAGCGGTTCCCGCAGCTGTGCGAGGTGGAGACCGAGACCTTCTCCCGGCTGCTGGGCGTGCACGTCCAGCGGCTGGCGACCATCGCCCACGGTGACGGCGTCTGCACCACCCACATCCCGCACCACCCGCAGCACCACGCGGACCCCGAAGTTGTCCAGCTGACCCCCAAGGAAAGGCCCTATTCATGA
- a CDS encoding non-heme iron oxygenase ferredoxin subunit gives MSRFVRACALAEVAAESALAVEVDNADIAIVQSEGRFYAIADECSHASIPLSEGDVGNGEVECYLHGSRFDLRTGRPTGLPATEPVKVYPCIVSGDDVLVDVSSPIDPDAAVDADNPQLVPASTETQES, from the coding sequence ATGAGCCGCTTCGTCCGTGCCTGCGCGCTGGCCGAGGTGGCAGCCGAGTCCGCTCTCGCTGTCGAGGTCGACAACGCCGACATCGCCATCGTGCAGAGCGAGGGCAGGTTCTACGCCATCGCCGACGAGTGCTCGCATGCCAGCATCCCGCTGTCCGAGGGTGACGTCGGCAACGGCGAGGTCGAGTGCTACCTGCACGGCTCGCGCTTCGACCTGCGGACCGGCAGACCGACCGGGCTGCCGGCCACCGAGCCGGTCAAGGTCTACCCCTGCATCGTCTCCGGCGACGACGTCCTGGTGGACGTGAGCTCGCCGATCGACCCGGATGCCGCGGTCGACGCAGACAACCCGCAACTCGTACCCGCATCAACTGAAACCCAGGAGTCCTGA
- a CDS encoding cysteine desulfurase, giving the protein MPFDVDHIRGDFPILERTVGDRPLVYLDSANTSQKPRAVVEAIEDHYLSHNANVARAMHLLGAEATQAFEAGRTAVAEFIGAPSRNEVIFTKNASEALNLAAYTLTAGLRPGDEIVISVMEHHSNIVPWQLAAQRTGATLRWFDVTEEGRLDLEAAAASGLINSRTRIVSVTWVSNVLGTVNPVPEIASLAHAVGATLVVDASQAVPQMPVDVTALGADLVAFTGHKMVGPTGIGVLWGRLELLESLPPFLGGGEMIEVVKMTGSTFAPPPYRFEAGTPPIAQAVGLGAAVGYLTEIGMAAVAAHEQEITGYALQGLKTVPGLRILGPTEAVDRGGAISFTLPDVHPHDVSQLLDSLGIAVRGGHHCARPLHERFGVQSSTRASFYLYTTRAEIDALVDGLHYTQKFFSR; this is encoded by the coding sequence ATCCCGTTCGACGTGGACCACATCCGGGGCGACTTCCCGATCCTGGAACGCACCGTCGGGGACCGGCCGCTGGTCTACCTCGACAGTGCGAACACATCGCAGAAGCCGCGCGCGGTGGTGGAGGCGATCGAGGACCACTACCTGTCCCACAACGCCAACGTGGCCCGGGCGATGCACCTGCTGGGAGCCGAGGCGACGCAGGCGTTCGAAGCCGGGCGGACCGCCGTCGCCGAGTTCATCGGCGCGCCGTCGCGCAACGAGGTGATCTTCACCAAGAACGCCTCCGAGGCCCTCAACCTGGCTGCGTATACGCTCACCGCCGGACTGCGGCCCGGCGACGAGATCGTCATCTCGGTGATGGAGCACCACTCCAACATCGTTCCCTGGCAGCTGGCCGCGCAGCGGACCGGCGCGACCCTGCGGTGGTTCGACGTGACCGAGGAGGGACGTCTGGACCTCGAGGCCGCGGCCGCGTCCGGACTGATCAACTCCCGGACCAGGATCGTCTCGGTGACCTGGGTGTCCAACGTGCTCGGCACGGTGAACCCGGTGCCGGAGATCGCCTCGCTGGCGCACGCCGTCGGCGCCACCCTGGTGGTGGACGCCTCGCAGGCGGTGCCGCAGATGCCGGTCGACGTCACCGCGCTCGGCGCGGACCTGGTCGCCTTCACCGGTCACAAGATGGTCGGCCCGACCGGTATCGGGGTGCTCTGGGGCCGACTCGAGCTGCTCGAGTCGCTGCCGCCGTTCCTCGGCGGCGGGGAGATGATCGAGGTGGTCAAGATGACCGGGTCGACCTTCGCCCCCCCGCCGTACCGGTTCGAGGCGGGCACTCCGCCGATCGCGCAGGCGGTCGGGCTGGGCGCCGCCGTCGGCTACCTCACCGAGATCGGCATGGCTGCAGTGGCCGCCCACGAGCAGGAGATCACCGGCTATGCGCTGCAGGGCCTGAAGACGGTGCCCGGGTTGAGGATCCTCGGTCCCACGGAGGCTGTCGACCGGGGTGGCGCGATCTCGTTCACGCTGCCCGACGTCCACCCGCACGACGTCAGCCAGCTGCTGGACTCGCTGGGCATCGCCGTCCGCGGCGGGCATCACTGCGCCCGGCCGCTGCATGAACGGTTCGGGGTGCAGTCTTCGACCCGTGCCTCGTTCTACCTCTACACGACCCGAGCCGAGATCGACGCGTTGGTCGACGGGCTGCACTACACCCAGAAATTCTTCAGCCGATGA
- a CDS encoding ABC transporter permease, giving the protein MTALDLRPAAGAAPAVRRVLGHGLTEAKLLVRNGEQLLVALVIPIGVLVAGRLLAGRLGEMQVLAPSVLALAIWSSAFTSTAIATGFERRYGVLERLAATPLRRSGLLAGKGLSVGLVLLGQLVVLSTAAVLLGWRPLLRPVPTLLALVLVLLAVSVFCCLALALAGSLRAEATLALANLIYLLLAGCGGLVLPVERYPGWAQPVLEWLPTAALGEGLRSWSSGHAPVAPLGVLALWLVVAGLTAWRKFRWTS; this is encoded by the coding sequence GTGACCGCCCTCGACCTCCGACCGGCGGCCGGTGCGGCACCCGCCGTGCGGCGGGTGCTGGGCCACGGGCTGACCGAGGCCAAGCTGCTGGTGCGCAACGGTGAGCAGCTGCTGGTGGCACTCGTCATCCCGATCGGCGTCCTGGTGGCGGGCCGGCTGCTCGCCGGCCGGCTGGGCGAGATGCAGGTGCTGGCCCCGTCGGTGCTGGCGTTGGCGATCTGGTCGTCGGCCTTCACCTCGACGGCGATCGCCACCGGTTTCGAGCGCCGGTACGGGGTGCTGGAGCGCCTGGCCGCGACGCCGCTGCGCAGGTCGGGCCTGCTGGCCGGCAAGGGTCTCTCGGTCGGGCTGGTCCTGCTCGGCCAGCTGGTGGTGCTGTCGACGGCGGCCGTGCTGCTGGGCTGGCGTCCACTGCTGCGCCCGGTCCCCACTCTGCTGGCGCTGGTGCTGGTGCTGCTGGCGGTCTCCGTCTTCTGCTGCCTGGCGCTGGCGCTGGCCGGCAGCCTGCGGGCCGAGGCGACGCTGGCCCTGGCCAACCTCATCTACCTGCTGCTGGCCGGCTGCGGCGGACTGGTGCTGCCGGTCGAGCGGTACCCGGGCTGGGCCCAGCCGGTGCTGGAGTGGCTGCCGACGGCCGCACTGGGCGAAGGGCTGCGCTCCTGGTCCAGTGGGCACGCACCGGTCGCACCGCTCGGCGTCCTCGCGCTCTGGCTGGTCGTCGCCGGGCTGACGGCCTGGCGTAAGTTCCGCTGGACGTCCTGA
- a CDS encoding metal-sulfur cluster assembly factor — protein sequence MTDTHTHQSERPSDLVRDDLPDVTGTTAATAPSLEDLTEAMKDVVDPELGINVVDLGLVYGINLNDDNTVTIDMTLTSAACPLTDVIQDQTETALEGLVNAVTINWVWMPPWGLEKITDDGRDQLRALGFNV from the coding sequence ATGACTGACACCCACACCCACCAGAGCGAGCGTCCGTCCGACCTGGTCCGAGACGACCTGCCCGACGTCACCGGAACGACGGCGGCCACGGCGCCCAGCCTGGAGGACCTGACCGAGGCGATGAAGGACGTCGTCGACCCCGAGCTCGGCATCAACGTCGTCGATCTCGGCCTGGTCTATGGCATCAACCTCAACGACGACAACACGGTCACCATCGACATGACGCTGACCTCGGCGGCCTGTCCGTTGACCGACGTGATCCAGGACCAGACCGAGACCGCGCTGGAGGGCCTGGTCAACGCCGTCACCATCAACTGGGTCTGGATGCCGCCGTGGGGGCTGGAGAAGATCACCGACGACGGCCGTGATCAGCTCCGCGCGCTCGGCTTCAACGTCTGA
- the sufU gene encoding Fe-S cluster assembly sulfur transfer protein SufU encodes MNVEDLYQEIILDHYRAKHHSGLRDPFEAQVHHVNPSCGDEVTLRVHLDDGNVSDVSYEGVGCSISQASTSVMTDLVIGQPVSHGLQLHEEFLALMQGRGTVQPDEERLEDGIAFAGVAKFPARVKCALLGWSAFKDAVLQAQHVATDSTDTPPTERPQHD; translated from the coding sequence ATGAACGTAGAAGACCTCTACCAGGAGATCATCCTGGACCACTACCGGGCCAAGCACCACAGCGGGCTCCGCGACCCCTTCGAGGCCCAGGTGCACCATGTCAACCCGAGCTGCGGCGACGAGGTGACGCTCCGGGTGCACCTCGACGACGGCAACGTCTCCGACGTCTCGTACGAGGGCGTGGGCTGCTCGATCTCGCAGGCCTCCACGTCCGTGATGACCGACCTGGTGATCGGTCAGCCGGTCTCCCACGGTCTGCAGCTGCATGAGGAGTTCCTGGCCCTGATGCAGGGGCGAGGGACCGTGCAGCCGGACGAGGAGCGACTCGAGGACGGCATCGCCTTCGCCGGCGTCGCCAAGTTCCCGGCCAGGGTCAAGTGCGCCCTGCTGGGCTGGTCCGCCTTCAAGGACGCCGTGCTGCAGGCGCAGCACGTCGCCACCGACTCGACAGACACACCACCGACCGAGAGGCCGCAGCATGACTGA
- the sufD gene encoding Fe-S cluster assembly protein SufD: MSVTTDTSAPSTTGRSAAARPSIAGAVESSDKVASHLHPEGSFLVDDHPMPTGLEEIWRFTPLKRLRNLHKDAELVAGGCDLRAELADGVTLREVAADDAVVGSSGYRPSDRVSARAWAAASTATVLTIPTDTVVEGASFLTYRGLGSPTATAGHTVIVAEPFSKATVVLRFEGSAVLADNIEIVVGDSAQLTVVSIEDWADDAVHHSTQHARVGRDAGVRHLAVSFGGDLVRMNTSVAYDGPGGQAELLGLYFADAGQHLEHRLFVDHNAPKTRSNVDYKGALQGAGAHSVWIGDVLIRKVAEGIETYESNRNLVLTDGCRADSVPNLEIETGEIAGAGHASTTGRFDDEQLFYLRSRGIDEEEARRLVVHGFFADIIKRIAVPEIEQHLLDAVEAELRQTVGVPAVEVSA, from the coding sequence TTGTCAGTCACCACAGATACGTCTGCGCCCAGCACCACCGGCAGGTCAGCGGCGGCCCGGCCCAGCATCGCCGGCGCGGTCGAGAGCAGCGACAAGGTCGCCAGCCACCTGCACCCGGAGGGGTCGTTCCTCGTCGATGATCATCCGATGCCGACCGGGCTGGAAGAGATCTGGCGTTTCACCCCGCTGAAGCGGCTGCGGAACCTGCACAAGGACGCCGAGCTCGTCGCAGGCGGGTGCGACCTCAGGGCCGAGCTGGCCGACGGGGTCACGCTGCGCGAGGTCGCGGCCGATGATGCGGTGGTGGGCTCCAGCGGCTACCGGCCCTCCGACCGGGTCAGCGCCCGGGCCTGGGCGGCCGCGTCGACGGCCACGGTGCTGACCATCCCCACTGACACCGTGGTCGAGGGGGCGAGCTTCCTCACCTACCGGGGTCTGGGCTCACCCACCGCGACCGCCGGTCATACGGTGATCGTCGCCGAACCGTTCAGCAAGGCGACCGTCGTCCTCCGGTTCGAGGGCTCGGCGGTGCTGGCTGACAACATCGAGATCGTGGTCGGCGACAGCGCACAGCTGACCGTGGTGTCGATCGAGGACTGGGCCGACGACGCGGTGCACCACAGCACCCAGCATGCGCGGGTCGGTCGGGACGCAGGAGTGCGTCACCTCGCCGTCTCGTTCGGCGGTGACCTGGTGCGGATGAACACCTCGGTGGCCTACGACGGACCGGGCGGGCAGGCCGAGCTGCTCGGGCTGTACTTCGCCGACGCCGGGCAGCACCTGGAGCACCGGCTGTTCGTCGACCACAACGCGCCGAAGACGCGCAGCAACGTCGACTACAAGGGCGCGCTGCAGGGCGCCGGCGCGCACTCGGTCTGGATCGGCGACGTGCTGATCCGCAAGGTGGCCGAGGGGATCGAGACCTACGAGTCCAACCGCAACCTTGTCCTGACCGACGGCTGCCGGGCGGACTCGGTGCCCAACCTGGAGATCGAGACCGGTGAGATCGCCGGAGCCGGGCATGCCTCCACCACCGGACGCTTCGACGATGAGCAGCTGTTCTATCTGCGCAGTCGTGGCATCGACGAGGAGGAGGCCCGCCGGCTGGTGGTGCACGGCTTCTTCGCCGACATCATCAAGCGGATCGCGGTGCCGGAGATCGAGCAGCACCTGCTGGACGCGGTGGAGGCTGAGCTGCGTCAGACGGTCGGTGTGCCCGCTGTGGAGGTGTCGGCATGA
- a CDS encoding ABC transporter ATP-binding protein, with product MSSSVPEIHDPLTVRDLVVRFGSTPVLNGLSLNAAANRITAVLGPNGAGKTTLIRSCTGLVSPASGSISLLGSAPGSPHATARVGMMPQSTGAWSGIRPGELLVYLASLYAHPQPVPALMSRLGITSYRDTPYRRLSGGQQQAVNLAGALVGRPELVFLDEPTAGLDPHARRSTWELLGELRDAGVTVVLTTHAMDEAEALADRIFIVDRGRVTVTGTVAELTGHGQSLEDVFLANTHAAVGS from the coding sequence GTGTCCTCGTCCGTGCCCGAGATCCACGACCCGTTGACGGTCCGCGACCTGGTCGTCAGGTTCGGCTCGACGCCGGTGCTGAACGGCCTCAGCCTGAACGCCGCGGCCAACCGGATCACCGCCGTCCTCGGACCGAACGGCGCCGGCAAGACCACCCTGATCCGCTCCTGCACCGGCCTGGTCTCCCCCGCGAGCGGCAGCATCAGCCTACTGGGGTCAGCCCCCGGCTCGCCGCATGCCACCGCACGGGTCGGCATGATGCCGCAGAGCACCGGGGCCTGGTCCGGGATCCGGCCAGGCGAGCTGCTGGTCTACCTCGCGTCGCTGTACGCCCACCCGCAACCGGTGCCGGCGCTGATGTCGCGGCTAGGCATCACCAGCTACCGCGACACCCCCTACCGACGGTTGTCCGGCGGACAGCAGCAGGCGGTCAACCTGGCCGGTGCCCTGGTCGGTCGACCCGAGCTGGTGTTCCTGGACGAGCCGACGGCCGGGCTGGACCCGCACGCCCGGCGGAGCACCTGGGAGCTGCTGGGCGAGCTGCGGGACGCCGGCGTCACCGTAGTGCTGACCACCCATGCGATGGACGAGGCGGAGGCGCTGGCGGACCGGATCTTCATCGTCGACCGGGGCCGGGTGACCGTCACCGGAACGGTCGCCGAGCTGACCGGTCACGGCCAGAGTCTCGAGGACGTCTTCCTGGCCAACACCCACGCGGCGGTGGGCTCGTGA
- the sufC gene encoding Fe-S cluster assembly ATPase SufC — translation MATLEIRDLHVSVIAEDGPKEILKGVDLTVRSGETHAIMGPNGSGKSTLAYSIAGHPKYTITSGSVTLDGQDVLALSVDQRARAGLFLAMQYPVEVPGVSVANFLRTAKTAVDGEAPKLRTWVKDVNAAMAAVQMDPEFANRSVNEGFSGGEKKRHEILQLELLNPKFAILDETDSGLDIDALRVVSEGVNRFSSQGDRGVLLITHYTRILRYIKPDYVHVFVAGRIAEQGGAELAERLEAEGYDRYVQAAKAEAAAGAGQV, via the coding sequence ATGGCCACACTCGAAATCCGCGACCTGCACGTCTCCGTCATCGCCGAGGACGGCCCGAAGGAGATCCTCAAGGGCGTCGACCTGACCGTACGCAGCGGCGAGACGCACGCGATCATGGGCCCGAACGGCTCCGGCAAGTCGACCCTCGCCTACTCCATCGCCGGTCACCCGAAGTACACCATCACCTCAGGCTCGGTCACCCTCGACGGTCAGGACGTGCTCGCCCTGAGCGTCGACCAGCGTGCCCGGGCGGGTCTCTTCCTGGCGATGCAGTACCCGGTCGAGGTTCCGGGTGTCTCGGTGGCCAACTTCCTGCGTACCGCCAAGACGGCCGTCGACGGCGAGGCGCCGAAGCTGCGTACCTGGGTGAAGGACGTCAACGCGGCCATGGCCGCTGTCCAGATGGACCCGGAGTTCGCCAACCGGAGCGTCAACGAGGGCTTCTCCGGCGGCGAGAAGAAGCGTCACGAGATCCTGCAGCTGGAGCTGCTGAACCCGAAGTTCGCGATCTTGGACGAGACCGACTCGGGTCTCGACATCGACGCCCTGCGGGTCGTCTCCGAAGGCGTCAACCGGTTCAGCAGCCAGGGCGACCGCGGCGTGCTGCTGATCACCCACTACACCCGGATCCTGCGCTACATCAAGCCCGACTACGTGCACGTCTTCGTCGCCGGCCGGATCGCCGAGCAGGGCGGCGCCGAGCTCGCCGAACGACTCGAGGCCGAGGGCTACGACCGTTACGTGCAGGCCGCCAAGGCCGAGGCGGCGGCGGGAGCGGGGCAGGTCTGA
- the sufB gene encoding Fe-S cluster assembly protein SufB, giving the protein MTQTQDPTIQQGRPVGTGQTQDQHLEALGRYRFGWADSDAAGAIAQRGLTPEIVANISRLKNEPEWMLNLRMKGLKLFERKPMPTWGAELDGIDFDNIKYFVRSTEKQAASWDDLPEDIKNTYDKLGIPEAEKARLVSGVAAQYESEVVYHKINEELEKQGVIFLDTDTALKEYPELFQEYFGTVIPVGDNKFAALNTSVWSGGSFIYVPKGVHVDIPLQAYFRINTENMGQFERTLIIVDEDAYVHYVEGCTAPIYSSDSLHSAVVEIIVKKGARCRYTTIQNWSNNVYNLVTKRATCEAGATMEWIDGNIGSKVTMKYPAVYLMGEYAKGETLSVAFAGEGQHQDAGSKMVHCAPHTSSSIISKSVARGGGRTSYRGLVQVQEGAHHSASTVKCDALLVDQISRSDTYPYVDVREDDVSMAHEATVSKVSDDQLFYLMSRGMEEDEAMAMIVRGFVEPIARELPMEYALELNRLIELQMEGAVG; this is encoded by the coding sequence ATGACGCAGACTCAGGATCCGACCATTCAGCAGGGCCGGCCTGTCGGCACCGGCCAGACCCAGGACCAGCATCTCGAGGCGCTGGGCCGGTACCGGTTCGGCTGGGCGGACTCGGACGCGGCCGGTGCTATCGCCCAGCGCGGCCTGACGCCGGAGATCGTCGCCAACATCTCCAGGTTGAAGAACGAGCCGGAGTGGATGCTCAACCTGCGGATGAAGGGCCTGAAGCTCTTCGAGCGCAAGCCGATGCCGACCTGGGGCGCCGAGCTCGACGGGATCGACTTCGACAACATCAAGTACTTCGTCCGGTCGACCGAGAAGCAGGCCGCCAGCTGGGATGACCTGCCCGAGGACATCAAGAACACCTACGACAAGCTGGGCATCCCGGAGGCCGAGAAGGCCAGACTGGTGTCCGGCGTCGCCGCCCAGTACGAGTCCGAGGTGGTCTATCACAAGATCAACGAGGAGCTGGAGAAGCAGGGTGTCATCTTCCTCGACACCGACACCGCGCTGAAGGAGTACCCGGAGCTGTTCCAGGAGTACTTCGGCACCGTGATCCCGGTCGGCGACAACAAGTTCGCCGCCCTGAACACCTCGGTCTGGTCCGGCGGCTCGTTCATCTACGTCCCCAAGGGCGTCCACGTGGACATCCCGCTGCAGGCGTACTTCCGGATCAACACCGAGAACATGGGCCAGTTCGAGCGGACCTTGATCATCGTCGACGAGGACGCCTACGTGCACTACGTCGAGGGCTGCACGGCGCCGATCTACTCCTCCGACTCGCTGCACTCCGCAGTGGTGGAGATCATCGTCAAGAAGGGCGCTCGCTGCCGCTACACCACGATCCAGAACTGGTCGAACAACGTCTACAACCTGGTGACCAAGCGCGCCACCTGTGAGGCGGGCGCCACCATGGAGTGGATCGACGGCAACATCGGCTCCAAGGTGACGATGAAGTACCCGGCCGTCTACCTGATGGGGGAGTACGCCAAGGGCGAGACGCTCTCGGTGGCCTTTGCCGGCGAGGGTCAGCACCAGGATGCGGGCTCGAAGATGGTGCACTGCGCGCCGCACACGTCCAGCTCGATCATCTCCAAGTCGGTCGCCCGCGGTGGCGGCCGGACCTCCTACCGCGGCCTGGTCCAGGTCCAGGAGGGCGCCCACCACTCGGCCAGCACGGTCAAGTGCGACGCGCTGCTGGTGGACCAGATCTCGCGATCGGACACCTACCCCTATGTCGACGTCCGCGAGGACGACGTGTCGATGGCGCACGAGGCCACCGTGTCCAAGGTGAGCGACGACCAGCTCTTCTACCTGATGAGCCGCGGCATGGAAGAGGACGAGGCGATGGCCATGATCGTGCGTGGCTTCGTCGAGCCGATCGCCCGCGAGCTGCCGATGGAGTACGCCCTCGAGCTGAACCGCCTGATCGAGCTGCAGATGGAGGGCGCCGTCGGCTGA